Proteins co-encoded in one Lasioglossum baleicum chromosome 3, iyLasBale1, whole genome shotgun sequence genomic window:
- the Wdp gene encoding leucine rich repeat protein windpipe yields MQTVPTVLSLLLIILSCSGWTNGLCDLENGTVARCQELKDVKYIETYHLDTLKAPVLESHLRSGLFDNLTSLRHLDLSGGDLKRIESGCFRNLTNLRSLNLAENHIASLDSGAIQKLTHLHSLNLRKNKLRHLPSVIADLKSLKHLDVQGNPLQCDCATLLVRDLILNKGVKISKKVLCAGPKNMKSTPLFKPDASLTCSMEEQDREMQNDQAVDENQSDYDGSGTGEVEGNIDEEFVDIPVISSEPPKELEIETPAPETECMPTDADCPGKLTSKEEDIFFETSENPVVPTLERKKFFTDALFAPDEGSGGDEEGSGEGSGSTIIFNNWGIAEDNEDETTHSKEESQSLGEKLFDFINVFLSTTAAPETKKDLDLEEEQFLHTIPIKAPLDTDETAGTVVDDDLTPTTKIGTETTRNLPTTLDYSGVEEFENDVHNQTQTDEMKAEEENTSDGLTEVSPAKQSKKGMGSYVVLAMLLAILASLIMFAAYKGDFCRKKRKRGDVENGTEMKDLQKALLDSGNATHPKVVTNGNVEIVPLVEDTTNHEETKDSGDQQDSARSPNGTADRVDPVKPPRKSNDRSAIDENTSRDDSLPARSSPVDVTVNNVPPPVPANGPPLSPGAQRVKITLQENPDSVPKTPILITRTMAGDNLVKSP; encoded by the coding sequence ATGCAGACAGTGCCGACCGTGCTGTCGTTGCTCCTCATAATTCTGAGCTGCTCAGGCTGGACCAATGGCCTGTGCGACTTGGAGAACGGAACGGTGGCCCGCTGCCAGGAGCTCAAGGACGTCAAGTACATCGAGACCTATCACCTGGACACTCTGAAGGCTCCCGTGCTGGAGTCGCACCTTCGGTCGGGTCTCTTCGACAACCTGACAAGCCTGCGACACTTGGACCTTTCAGGCGGCGACCTGAAACGAATAGAGTCAGGATGTTTCCGCAACCTGACGAACCTCCGGAGCTTGAACCTCGCCGAGAACCACATTGCCAGTTTGGATTCCGGTGCCATACAAAAGCTGACTCATCTGCACAGTCTGAACCTTCGTAAGAACAAACTCCGCCATTTGCCGTCGGTCATAGCCGACCTGAAGTCTCTGAAACACCTTGACGTGCAGGGTAATCCGCTGCAATGCGACTGCGCGACGCTTCTCGTCAGGGACTTGATCCTGAACAAAGGCGTGAAGATCTCGAAGAAGGTGCTCTGTGCCGGGCCGAAAAATATGAAAAGCACGCCGTTGTTTAAACCGGACGCATCGCTGACCTGCAGCATGGAGGAGCAGGATCGTGAGATGCAGAACGATCAGGCTGTCGACGAGAACCAGAGTGACTACGATGGATCCGGCACCGGCGAGGTCGAGGGAAACATAGACGAAGAATTCGTTGACATCCCGGTGATATCCTCGGAGCCACCGAAGGAACTGGAAATCGAGACACCAGCTCCGGAGACGGAATGCATGCCTACGGACGCCGATTGTCCTGGGAAGCTTACATCCAAAGAGGAAGACATCTTTTTCGAGACCTCCGAGAACCCGGTCGTGCCGACGCTGGAAAGGAAGAAGTTTTTCACGGATGCTCTGTTCGCTCCTGACGAGGGATCTGGAGGTGACGAGGAGGGCTCCGGGGAAGGGTCAGGGTCGACGATCATTTTCAATAATTGGGGTATAGCCGAGGACAACGAGGACGAAACCACTCACAGCAAGGAGGAGTCGCAGTCGTTAGGAGAGAAGCTGTTCGACTTCATAAATGTGTTTCTGAGTACAACCGCGGCTCCAGAGACAAAGAAGGACCTCGATCTAGAGGAGGAACAGTTCCTCCATACGATACCGATCAAAGCTCCCCTCGATACCGATGAGACAGCGGGGACCGTTGTCGACGACGACCTAACGCCAACGACCAAGATCGGCACCGAAACAACGCGGAACTTGCCCACGACTCTCGACTACAGCGGCGTCGAGGAGTTCGAGAACGACGTGCACAACCAGACGCAGACGGACGAAATGAAAGCTGAAGAGGAGAACACGAGCGACGGGCTGACCGAGGTGTCCCCTGCGAAGCAGTCCAAGAAAGGGATGGGGTCCTATGTAGTGCTGGCTATGCTGTTGGCGATCCTGGCGAGTCTGATCATGTTCGCCGCGTACAAGGGCGACTTCTGTCGGAAGAAGAGGAAACGCGGCGACGTGGAGAACGGGACTGAGATGAAGGACTTGCAGAAGGCCCTTCTGGACTCGGGGAACGCAACGCACCCAAAAGTGGTCACCAACGGGAACGTGGAGATCGTGCCTCTGGTCGAGGACACGACCAATCACGAGGAAACGAAAGACTCCGGCGATCAACAGGACTCGGCCAGGTCTCCGAATGGCACCGCGGATCGCGTCGACCCGGTGAAACCGCCGAGAAAGAGCAACGATAGGTCCGCCATCGACGAGAACACGTCGAGGGACGACTCGCTGCCAGCGAGATCGAGTCCCGTCGATGTCACAGTGAACAACGTCCCGCCGCCGGTGCCAGCGAACGGTCCTCCTCTAAGCCCCGGCGCTCAAAGAGTGAAGATCACTCTGCAAGAAAACCCCGACAGCGTGCCAAAAACGCCGATACTCATCACGAGAACCATGGCTGGTGATAATCTAGTCAAATCGCCATGA